TGCATTATACTACATACACAAATAACTCTAgtaacattttctaaaaattagaGATATGGGCCATGCatagtgacacacatctttaatgccAGTAGTCTCAAGGCTGGTTTCTtaattcaaggctagcttgcTCTAGTGAGTTGCTGGCTAGACAAGGTTATGTATCCCCATCCCcaataaataattacatttatttgagtgtgtgtggaCCCATGCACACTtcagggagggagagaactaGCAAGAATGTGAGAGCATGTACACTGTGGAGCTCAGAGGTCCTCTCCTTTTATGGAGtatgtcctggggattgaactcagctggTTAGGCTTACAGGCAAGGAATCTTGGCATACCAGGACATCTCATCTGTCCTCCTTTGACTTTTGATGCAGGGTCTTTAGCTATGTAACCTAAACTAGTCTAACACTCGTGgctactctcctgcctcagcctcctgaatgctggaattacaagcatacACCATCACACTCATACAGGGTAGACACTATTAATGGGctcatagaaaagagaaaattaatctGTGATGCAGACcaatggtaaagtacttgctCAGCTTGCACAAGGtttgggttcaatctccagcccAACTCAAAGAATCCCAAAAGATTAAGTATCTGACCacaggggctgtagagatggcagCTAAAAGcaactgactactcttccagagaactcggATTTAATTCCTGTGCCTGTATGGCAGCTTGCAgcaactataactccagttccaggggatctaacactctcatacagacaaacatgtaggcaaaataccaatgcatacaaaataaaaatacaaaaatcattaaaaaaaaaaaaaaccctgactaCATAAAATGTAACTTCTGCCattgagaacaaacaaacaaacaaacaaaaaaaggctgACTCGCAGACCAATGTTCTTTTTGGCCATGATAGTACCCTTTATTTAGAAGAGCCATCTAGATAAAaatatgtaggttttttttttaaaaaatatattttatgtatgagttcTCTATTTGCTGTATGCTTGCATGACAACAAGGCATCAAACATAAGAGGGCATCAGCATTAGAGATGTTGTGAGCCACGacctggttgctgggaactgaactcaggaccactcgaagagcagccaatgctcttaatcgctgagccactATTGACAGTTCTACAACATGTAAGTTTAAACCCAAGTCAATCAATAACCAACTAgaggaaaatcagaaatgaaggtTGGAAAAGGTTGTTGAGGTTGCCTAGTTCAAACCTACATTTCATACATGAATCCTTCCCGCCTTTCATATCAAAAAAGGTGGTAGATATTACCAAGGAAACAACATCAACCAAGGCAGCCCATAGTTTTCAgagcatatatgcatatatatatatatatatatatatatgtatatgtatatgtatacgtatatgtatatatatatatatatttagaatgtcTTAGGCCTGTCAAACATCTATTAGTTATTCTAGAGTTAGCAAAAATAGTCTGTAGGCCAAAGTCAACCCACTGGTTGCTTCTCTACAGACAAAGACACACTTAAAacaacttttttcttcctttttctaagataggatcttactctgtaactcaggctgacctcagatttACAACAATCCTGTtatcacctcccaagtgctgggattacaggtgtgaacatCATACCTAGTGAAAATTTTGATGGTTGAAAAGCAAATCTAAAATACTTTTGTGACACAACTATAATTCACACTTCTTAGAAcacatttatttactcttttcaaGTAGCAAGAGACTTCCAAGGTCTAGAACGTGTCTAAAAAGTTGCATTTGGTCCCGTGCAGACCACGATTCCACAGTGCTATTTCAAATATTAACTTTTCTACAGCTGTTCCTTCAACACCTCCTAACATCTGGTCAACAGTCAACAATCTTCACAGTCAACAATAACCACAGGTTATTCTGTGACGTCTAGCATTCATTCATTAAGCATGTTTGCACTTCACACAAACAATTTCTCCAGGTCAAAGCTAGGTCTGAAAACTGTATGGAAAATGAAAATCCAGTATTGTTTGCTTCCAACAAAACTAAGACTACAGTGATGTCTGCCTTAGACTATGCGATAAAGCACAATGCAGGTATCAGCCAAAGGTGTGTGatgataaatgtatatataaaatactaagTTGCAGGGGAAACATTAAATTACATCAAGAGTCCAGCAGACAATTTTAGAAGATTTTATTAGAGGAAATATCTTATGGTTGTCTTACACAAATATCAGTTTCCCAGAAACAGAAGATTTATCTGTGTTCGAGTTCCAGGAGAGATAGCAAGAGGCACTGTGCTCAAAAATACTTGTAGTATGAAAGGTACATCATAAATACAAAACTGTTATCTTCGGTTTTTACTTACAGTTGACTTAAAACAATTCTCCATCCCGATGGAAGGAAAACAGTGGTTTGTAGTATCCCTAAGTAGACTCCAACCGAAGGCACCTGGTATTTTTGGAGTTAGCACTCAATGCCTCAGCGTATGCGGCACACTCAAGATATAGCAGAGGCAGTTAAGAAAATGAGCCAAACTTAGCAATCGTAGTACTACAGTATGCTTTGCAGGCCTTCGCACTATTCTTTCTAGACGAAGTACAATGGAATTCTGATAAAAGCCATTGCTGCCACCCACTACCCCATTAGAGCAAACTCTGGTTCAGATACTGAAGAAACATGTTGGCCAACTGAGGCAGGTTCTCGTTGTTGGGATGCATTTTAGTATAGGAAATAAACTGGCGTCGGAGGCGACTCAATTCTGCCAAGGTCAAGGAACGGGTAAATCGGAGATGCTCTGTGGTGCCAGGAAGCTTTAATAAGTCTCCGGGTACAGCGCTCTTCTGTGCTTCCATCACAGCGGTCAACACCTGGCTGGTGGCCTGATCCAACTGGTGCAGAAAGCTGCCAGAGGCTAGGGGCTGGGACTGCGTAGACTGATGGGGTTGGGGAGCCCGATTCTCAAACAGTGCAGACCGGATCTCAGCCAGGGGCAATGGCTCTTCTAAACCCACCACGGTGAACAAGGGTCGATCCCAGCGGTTCCGGGAGTCGGGAGCCTCAAAGCGCAGCGCTAAGGACTCCAAAAGTTCTGGAGGAAAGGCACAGGCCGCCGGCTCTGCAGATTTCTCGGACTCCAGAGTCATTACAGCTGGAGGATTTGACGGCAGGATTTCCTCTGGATCCAGTTCCTTGGGGACAGCGGCCGGGACTCCCCAATTTGCTCCCGGGCTGGCGGCGGGCTGTTCCTCCACAGCGCCGGACGCCTGAGGCTTCTCTCCGTTCTCGGTGCGCGGCCTCCAGCTCACACTGACAGCCGGGTCCGGGTTCTCAGAGGCGGCAGCCACTTGGAGCCCGCGGCTCGGCCAGTACGGCCGTATGCAGTAAACTAAGCATAGCGTCGTGCGCGCGGCCCGCGCGAGGCAGTACAGTTCGTAGCGGAACCCCTTGATGTAGTTCAGGGAGTCTAGGATGACCACGTCCTGCCGGCTCAGGCGCCGCTCGACCGCCGCCCGCAGCGCAGCACGCAGCGCCTTCTCACCCGCAGAGTCGCCGTACACAGTCGAGTCCTGCGCGCCCAGCACCGAAGCATCGTCCACCACATACACCGTGCGACCCTCGCCGGTCAGTGCCCGACGTAGCTCCTCCGTACGCTGGCTCTTGCCGCTGCATGGCAGCCCGCAAACTACGACAAGCGGCATACTCTCGAGGGGTATTCACGTGCGGCTGCTTTGCGTCAACTTCCGGTATGAACCGGAAGAGAAACCCAAACTTCCTGTTTCTCTATACTCTAATAGGACCTTTTGTTTCTATGGGAAACGGGAACTCTTAACAACTAGATCAAGGACCAACATTCTCATAAAGGAAACTCAAGGATTATTGAATGGCATTAGTTATTTACACCAAACATTAAAAGCCTCAACTGAATAAGATTACCCTCCGTCAATGCACATCCCTATCTATTCATTAAATGGGATTTAATGGGCATTCAACAAAATTACTAACATTACATTTAGCATACAAAAGGCAATTTACAAATGATGTTTCTCTATTCAGGACTTCTCTTACACCTAGTAGCTCTCAGTAAATGTTTATTCATAACAACGATTTCAATCGTCAACATCCTTCCATGGTTGAGGTCAGAGATGAACAGAAAACTGTTTATTTCCCCTAAGAAAATCAAGGTTCTTACTAGGAAGCATCAAGTGTCCACACAAAGTAAACACTTCTATGAGTAGCTGTACGTTAGTGTGAAGAACAGAAGTGAAAAAGCTGCCTAGAAAACTCCTTGAAGACTTGACTGATGCTtgaatttgtttctatttgtttagTAGAGGGAGTGCTAGGCTAGAGTTTGTGTATGCACTCTGCTACTGCTCTAAACCCTTGGGTCAAATTATTTGATTTTGAACTTGAAAGactaattaaaattttcatcttGGATAGGGTTGCCAAATACAATACAGGTTTTCCAATTAAATctgattttgagattttttttaaagttttgtaagCTACACggacatttaatttttctttgtgtaaaGTTTGAGTTTAGCTAAGTatcttttattattgttcttgttgttgttattattattaaacttgGCAATTCTACTGCAGAAGGTTTAAAACCTCAGTGTCTTGAAACTTAGGATCTGTTTTACAACAGCAAGTACTAGTTTGGTAGGTGCAGAAGTGTAAATGTGAGTATTTCTGTGATATAATGATGATATAATATAGGACACACATGCTGGAGTAGAGTAAATCTCTAATACGGTACAGTAGACAAATGAAAGTCCACTTACTAGCAGTTTAAATACTGGAAAGTAATTTCACTTTTCTGTATTGCAATTCTCTTTTCGATAAAATGTAACAGTTATTTCATAGTTGTAGCAATCTCAGAGGCTATAAAGACTAAATAAACCAATCTTTGTAATAACACTGGcagttccttccttctgtctccaccctgACCCCTTAAGCTCTGGGTGTCTGTGCATAAACTAACCCTCTCTGAAACATTACACTATTTTAGCTTTAGCCTGGTAGGCAGTATATTCTGTTATGTACCGACTTGTGATCTGGGACAACTTAactgttgatttattttttaaaaaagtaacaacAGTATTTCATAGAAATGTTGTGAAACTAAATATGTTAATCAGTTCAGATTATTTGACACCTGGTACACAGTGTGCTGAGTTTTTGTTATCAGGAAACTTACATAGCTCTTACGGGGCCGTGGCATGGCCCTTCATCTGAGAGCAATGCTAAGTTAATGGCTAGAAAGTTTTGTTACTATAAACAACCTGACACCATGCATGTTTGATACCTTGCAGCtgcttctttcttcccatcttcGAGAGTCCTCCAGTGAATATGATCTCCGAAACCTAGAAGGAAATAGCCTTATAAACatccataaaacaaacaaaggacacacatacaagaaagaaaggagacatgTTTGTAATATAgccatgaataaaaaaaaaatttttttttccctctgctaAAAGGTTGGTGTTCAACGGCGAGCTCCACTGATTTCTGGGTAGACTGAACCATGGAATCACCTTCCCCAAGTCTGTTTTCATACCTCTAAATGAGAGAACACCATTTCATAAGGAGCTTAAATAATGATGAATCCTTTGTGAACTAACACACTATGCCAACAATATGGTGAGAATGAATGAGACTGTCCTACACAGTGAACAGGAGCATCATCACTGAAATAACAGATAGTGCAGCTTCAGACTCACAAAACCATGGATCGGTAACTCCACTTCCCATTAAGGCTGTGGAGTTTTGAATGAAGCCACCTAAGTCCCAGTCTCATCATCGataaaaagcaagacattaatTTCTACCTCAGGTAGAAATTATTGGTACAAGGATCTAATAAATGACATCAGGTGCATTAACTCTTGTTCACACAATTCAGCCAGAAtggtctttttcattttaaaactacattGGTTTATTTATGTGGGCATGCATATGCCACAACCTCcatgtagaaatcagaggacaactttcaaaagCCAGCCCTCTCACCCAGCAGTGATGGAGcacgtctttaattccagcagactAAGAgcaggcaggctgatctctgtgagatccaagggcagcctggtctacatagagtaaacaggacagccagggctacgtgagagttaaaaacaaaaacaataaacaaacaaacgcGCACACGCTCTGCCCACTTCTGCAATCCCACTTCAGCCTTTTTCTAAGACTCAAGACACTTCTGTCTCTTTGTGCACCACAATCCTCTCCCCTTCGGGCTCCACCTCCACCTTTCTTCCCCACTCTTACACTTGGGTATAAATTTGCACAGAGGACATTTCTTCTGATAGGGGCCTGCTCTCAAACCACTCCATTCTTGTCCTAACACCACACTTCCCAGACAGAATCTTCAGACATTAGTGTGTCCATTTCCCTTACTCCAAGGAGAATTCTCTAAGTGCTGGGACCAAACCTCTTGTATCTTTCCCTGCTTCCCTAGCATTTAGCAAAACATATGTCTATTCCAAGTATTTCATAAGAGTTCTCAAAATCTTAGTAGACCAAATCACATAATCTTATGTTATATCCAGAAAATGTCAGTGATCAAAATGTTAGCTGctatttatttaaattgatttattctttctaaatttatgtatatatatatataccttttatcctttcctctttcactgaggcctttctaataaataaatcttactattttcttgtgtgtatgtctatataatTAGAGTTGTTTGCATGAGCCTGGCTGGATGGGAAATTATTGAATAGTTTTTTTTCTGCCAATGTAATAAGCCAATTCaagctaaatttaaaatataaaagcagatttATTGGGGGCAGCTCTGGAGTGGGTTCACTGGTCTCAGAGAACAAAGTCAGGGAaatctccagagagagagagagagagagagagagagagagagagagcgagagagagagagagagagagagagagagagagacagacagacagacagacagacagagacagagacatggatCTGAGGTGGTTGGGGTCCTTTTATCTGCAGCACACACCTGGTGTACCTGGGGGCAGCAGATGAGTGAGAGCAGGCCAGTAGAATTGCTTGTATATTAACAGGGTTAGGGGTTCCAGGTTTGGAGCCTAACATTATCTACTTGAGCTAGGGCAACTTACTAGTAGTTACACCACTGAGGAATGACTCCTTCTCCTCCAGAAACCGTTCATTAAGTTACATACCTATTGAAGGactgagcatggcaaacatggcaccAACAggttttgctttttatctttcttccctTGCTAAACCATAGATACTGTTCCTAAAGCTGGTCCCCAAGGTCTACTCCCTTACTTAGTTACTTCCTCccccagctatcaaagtatttaAATTAA
Above is a window of Arvicanthis niloticus isolate mArvNil1 chromosome 5, mArvNil1.pat.X, whole genome shotgun sequence DNA encoding:
- the Txndc12 gene encoding thioredoxin domain-containing protein 12 isoform X2, with amino-acid sequence MGRKKQLQVCGLPCSGKSQRTEELRRALTGEGRTVYVVDDASVLGAQDSTVYGDSAGEKALRAALRAAVERRLSRQDVVILDSLNYIKGFRYELYCLARAARTTLCLVYCIRPYWPSRGLQVAAASENPDPAVSVSWRPRTENGEKPQASGAVEEQPAASPGANWGVPAAVPKELDPEEILPSNPPAVMTLESEKSAEPAACAFPPELLESLALRFEAPDSRNRWDRPLFTVVGLEEPLPLAEIRSALFENRAPQPHQSTQSQPLASGSFLHQLDQATSQVLTAVMEAQKSAVPGDLLKLPGTTEHLRFTRSLTLAELSRLRRQFISYTKMHPNNENLPQLANMFLQYLNQSLL
- the Txndc12 gene encoding thioredoxin domain-containing protein 12 isoform X1, with the protein product MLGLQVSEIIFTGGLSKMGRKKQLQVCGLPCSGKSQRTEELRRALTGEGRTVYVVDDASVLGAQDSTVYGDSAGEKALRAALRAAVERRLSRQDVVILDSLNYIKGFRYELYCLARAARTTLCLVYCIRPYWPSRGLQVAAASENPDPAVSVSWRPRTENGEKPQASGAVEEQPAASPGANWGVPAAVPKELDPEEILPSNPPAVMTLESEKSAEPAACAFPPELLESLALRFEAPDSRNRWDRPLFTVVGLEEPLPLAEIRSALFENRAPQPHQSTQSQPLASGSFLHQLDQATSQVLTAVMEAQKSAVPGDLLKLPGTTEHLRFTRSLTLAELSRLRRQFISYTKMHPNNENLPQLANMFLQYLNQSLL